From the genome of Agromyces intestinalis:
GCGCGGTGGTCGACCTCGAGGTCGTCGACGAGGGCGTCGAGGTGGCGGCGACGGTGCGCACCGCCGACCGCACTGGCGTCGAGATGGAGGCGCTCACCGCCGTGTCGATCGCCGCGCTCGCGATCGTCGACATGGTGAAGGGCGTCGACAAGTCGGTCACCATCGAGCAGATCCGCCTCGTCGCGAAGACCGGCGGCAAGTCCGGCGACTGGCACCGGCCCGCATGACCCACGCGCCCGGCCCCTCGCTCGCCGCGCTCGTCCTCGCGGGCGGGCGGGCGCGCCGCCTCGACGGCGCCGACAAGCCCGGGCTGCGGGTAGGCAGCGCCCGGCTCGTCGACCACGCGGTCGCGGCGGCCCGCGCGCTCGGCGCGGATCCGATCGTGGTCGTCGGCCCGCCCGGCATCGTCGACCCGGATGCCACGGTGCGCGTCGTCCGCGAGGATCCGCCGTTCGGCGGCCCCGTCGCGGCGATCGCGGCGGGGTTGCGCGAGCTCGAGGCATCCGAACCCGACCTGACCGTGCTGCTGGCCGCCGACCTGCCGCGCGCGCAGGCGGCCGCCGCCCTGCTGCGCCCGTGGATCGACGCAGCCGACCGCACCCCCGACCCGAAGGAGGCGGGCGCCGTGCTCGTCGACGCCGGCGGTCGCGACCAGTGGCTGGCGGGCGTCTACCGCACGGCCGGCCTGCGCGAGCGGCTCGCCACGCTCAGCGAGGCAGGTGCTTCGCCGCACGGTGCCGCGCTCGGCGCGCTGGTCGGCGCGCTCGCGCTCGCCCGCATCCCCGACGAGGGCGAGTCGGCCGATATCGACACCTGGGACGATCTCGACTCGTGGCGGGCCCGGCTCGGTACCCTCGAAGCATCCGCCGACCCCGCCGGCCACGACCCCGCCCGCCCCGAGGAGGACGCATGACCACGGATGCCCCCACCCCCGCCGAGCTCGACGAATGGGTCGCTCGACTCGCACCCGAACTCGGGCTCGACGCCGCCGACGTGCCGACCGGCCGCGTGCTCGACCTCGCCCGCGACGTCGCGCACGGGGTCGCCCGGCCCGGCGCACCCGTGTCGGCGTTCGTCGTCGGGCTGGCCGTCGGCCGCGGGCTCGACCTCGACGAGGCGCTCGCCCGCGTCGACGCGCTGCTCGCCGAACGGCGGGACTGATGGCGCGGGTGCGTCTGTTCGCCGCCGCGGCCGACGCGGCCGGCACCGAGGAGCTCTCGCTCGAGGCATCCGATCTCGGCTCGCTGCTCGCTGCGCTCCGCGCCCGGGGCGACGACCGGCTCGCGCACGTGCTCGACCGCTCGAGCTTCCTCGTCGACGGGTCGCGCACCAGCGAGCCCGCGACGCCGCTCGCAGCCGACGCGCTCGTCGACGTGATGCCGCCGTTCGCAGGCGGCTGAACCTCGCGGCTCGGATGCTGCGGCCGGGGCCGCGGCCTACCCGCCGATCGCGCTCATGGGGCGGTCGGGCTGCAGGAACCCCGGGTCGTCGATGCCGTGCCCGGCGAGCTTGCCGCCGATCGAACGGCGCATGATGGCCGCGAGCACCTCGTCGCCCGCGCCCGAGCGCAGCGGTGACAGCAGGTCGTCTTCGGTGCGTGCGAACAGGCAGTTGCGGAACTGCCCGTCGGCCGTGATGCGCACCCGGTCGCACGCGCCGCAGAACGGGCGCGTCACCGACGCGATCACACCGACCGTCGCGGGGCCGCCGTCGACGAGCCAGCGCTCGGCCGGTGCCGCACCGCGCTCGCCGACCGGAGTCAGTTCGAACCGTTCGCCGAGCGCGGCGAGGATCTCATCGGCCTCGACCATCTGCACGCGCGACCAGACGTGCCCGGCATCGAGCGGCATCTGCTCGATGAACCGCAGTTCGGCGCCGATCGACACGGCGTAGGCGAGCAGGTCGGCGAGCTCGTCGTCGTTCTCGCCGCGCATGGCCACGGCGTTCAGCTTCACGGGTGCGAAGCCCGCGTCGATCGCCGCGCGGATGCCGGCGAGGACGTCGTCGAGCCGGTCGCGGCGTGTGAGGCGCAGGAATCGCTCGGGTCGCAGCGTGTCGATCGAGATGTTCATGCGCGCGAGCCCGGCCTCGCGCAGCGGCACGGCGAGCTCGGGCAGCCGCAGCCCGTTCGTGGTGAGCGACACCTCGAGCGGGCCGTCCTCGCCCTCGATCGCGGCCATCCGCCGCACCACGTCCACGACGTCGCGGCGCAGCAGCGGCTCGCCACCCGTGAGTCGCACCTCGGTCACGCCGAGCCCGGCGGCGACCCGCGCGAGCCGCTCGAGCTCGTCGGTCGTCAGGATGTTGTCCTTCGCGAGCCACGGCACGCCGTCTTCGGGCATGCAGTACGTGCAGCGCAGCGAGCAGCGGTCGGTCAGCGAGATCCGCAGGTCGCGGTGCACGCGCCCGTAACGGTCGACGAGGCCCGTCACAGCCCCACCCAGGCGGATGCTCCGTCGTGCTGCCACTGGCGCTTCCACACCGGCAGGTCGGTCTTGATGCGCTCGACGATCTCGCGGCACGCGGCGAACGCTTCGGCCCGGTGGGCGGAGGCGACGGCGACCACGAGCGCGTCGTCGCCGACGTCGAGATTGCCGATGCGATGGCTCACCGCGATCTCGAGAGTGTCGCCGTCTGCGGCTTCGGCGAGCCGGACCAGGATGCCGCGGAGCATCGTCTCGGCGTCGGGATGGGCCGTGTAGTCGAGCCCGACGACGCGGCCGTCGACCTCGGGGTCATGGTCGCGCACCTGGCCGATGAAGAGCGCGACGGCACCGGTGCGCGAACTGCGCACGGCGGCGAGGTGCGCGCCGACGTCGAGCACGTCGGCAGTGACCCTGGCGATGCGGATCATGCGTGGTCTCCCCCGTCGAGCTGCGCGATCGCGTGCGAGAGCACTCCCGCGATCAGGGTGACCCCGTCGCGCACGCCGCCGGTCGAGCCGGGCAGGTTCACCACGAGCGCCGGGCCTGCGGCACCGAGTGCCACGCCCGCGAGTCCGCGCGACAGCAGCGCCCCAGGGGCGGGCGCGCGTCGAAGCTGCTCGCCGATGCCGGGCAGTTCGCGTTCGAGCAGCGGGCGGGTGCCCTCGGGGGTGCGGTCGCGCGGGCCGATGCCCGTGCCGCCCGTCGTCACGACCAGACGCGCCCCGGCGGCGAGCGCCGATGAGATCGCGCCCTGCACCGAGTCGGCGCCGTCGGGAACGACGGCCGGCTCGCCGACGAGACATCCGGCTTCGCGAAGCATCCGTACCGCCAGCGGACCCGACGCGTCTTCGCGCACCCCCGCCGCCGCCCGGTCGCTGACCGTGACGACCGCTGCCGGAACTCCCGACGTGCCCGTGACCGACTCCATCCCGTCAGGCTAGTCGAGCCACGGCACGCCGGCGTTGCTCAGGCGTAATGGGTCGGAACTCCGACGCAGGTCGGCGCGTCTTCCTGAGAACGGTGCGTTCGCGCCGGCCCCCGAGAGCGGCGGTGAGGCGGTGTCCTCATTAATGCCGAATAGCGCTCGCACCGTGCGAACGCGGATGATGTCAGAGATGTCAGCGGCGCCGATTCGAGCGAGGAGTGGGGACGCAGGGGGCTCCTTCTCAGCGTCGCCGGCAGTAGGGGGCGACGGCCTCAGGGTGACCACCCTGAGGCCTCGTCGCTCGCTTTCGATGAGCATCGGTCTGCAGGTGGGCCTGCTCACCGTGCCATTCCTGCTGCTGGCTGCGTGGGTCCTCCCCGATCCGATCTCCCGAGCCGTCATCGTGGGATTCACGGTGGCGCTGATCGTCGCGGTCTCGTGGGTCTGGTTCCGCTATCGGCGCACCGAGGTGACCGCGAGCCGGTACGGCATCGTCGAGACCGGGTTCCTCGGCGGGGTGCACGTGGTACCCGCCCGCAGCATCGCCCGGATCATCCGGCTGCAGCTCTACCGGGGCACGAGCCTCGAGACCTCGAATCAGCTGTTCGCCGTCGACCGTGACGGCCACTGCCTGCTGCGGTTGCGCGGAGCGTTCTGGGACTGCGAGGCGATGGACGAGGTCTCCGCCGCCCTCGGCGTCGAGGAAGAGGTGCGACCCGAGCCCGTGACGACCGCCGAGCTGCGCCGCACCGACGCGCGGATGCTCTACTGGTGGGAGCGCGGGCTGCACGCTCGCACCGATGGCCAGCGCGGCGAGCGCTAGCTGGTCGCGATACCGAGCAGCGGCAGGTCGGCGCGATGCGTCGGCAGTTCGACGAAGCCGAGCCGGTCGTAGAACGCGCGGGCGTTCGTGTTCGCGGGGTCCATGCCGAGGTGCACCCCGGGCACCCCGCGGACGGCGAGCGCGGCCCGGAGCGTGTCGATGAGCGTGCGGCCGAGGCCGCGCCCCTGTGCCTCGGGCAGCAGGTCGATGTGCAGGTGCGCGGGGTGCGTCGCGAGGTCGGCGTTGCGCATGCGCTCGGGGTCGGCGCCGTCGCGCAGCAGGCTCGCCTCGGTGTACTTGGCGCCGGGGCGGGGAGCCGTGCCGGGGGCGGGATGGCGGGCGACGAAGCCCGGCGTCCACTCCCGCTGCCACCAGTCGATGAACGCCGCGGTGTCGGCTACGCCGATCACGTAGCCCACGACCGCCTCGTCGCCCGAGCGCAGCGGCGCGTCGGGGTCGTCCTCCGCGGCGTCGGGCTCGGCG
Proteins encoded in this window:
- a CDS encoding MoaD/ThiS family protein, with product MARVRLFAAAADAAGTEELSLEASDLGSLLAALRARGDDRLAHVLDRSSFLVDGSRTSEPATPLAADALVDVMPPFAGG
- a CDS encoding molybdenum cofactor biosynthesis protein MoaE, which translates into the protein MIRIARVTADVLDVGAHLAAVRSSRTGAVALFIGQVRDHDPEVDGRVVGLDYTAHPDAETMLRGILVRLAEAADGDTLEIAVSHRIGNLDVGDDALVVAVASAHRAEAFAACREIVERIKTDLPVWKRQWQHDGASAWVGL
- a CDS encoding MogA/MoaB family molybdenum cofactor biosynthesis protein, which produces MESVTGTSGVPAAVVTVSDRAAAGVREDASGPLAVRMLREAGCLVGEPAVVPDGADSVQGAISSALAAGARLVVTTGGTGIGPRDRTPEGTRPLLERELPGIGEQLRRAPAPGALLSRGLAGVALGAAGPALVVNLPGSTGGVRDGVTLIAGVLSHAIAQLDGGDHA
- the moaA gene encoding GTP 3',8-cyclase MoaA, which codes for MAARRSIRLGGAVTGLVDRYGRVHRDLRISLTDRCSLRCTYCMPEDGVPWLAKDNILTTDELERLARVAAGLGVTEVRLTGGEPLLRRDVVDVVRRMAAIEGEDGPLEVSLTTNGLRLPELAVPLREAGLARMNISIDTLRPERFLRLTRRDRLDDVLAGIRAAIDAGFAPVKLNAVAMRGENDDELADLLAYAVSIGAELRFIEQMPLDAGHVWSRVQMVEADEILAALGERFELTPVGERGAAPAERWLVDGGPATVGVIASVTRPFCGACDRVRITADGQFRNCLFARTEDDLLSPLRSGAGDEVLAAIMRRSIGGKLAGHGIDDPGFLQPDRPMSAIGG
- a CDS encoding DUF6457 domain-containing protein, which encodes MTTDAPTPAELDEWVARLAPELGLDAADVPTGRVLDLARDVAHGVARPGAPVSAFVVGLAVGRGLDLDEALARVDALLAERRD
- a CDS encoding GNAT family N-acetyltransferase, translating into MTYEIRPYRPADRAAVGEVCVRTAAGGDDARGLYSDETLMAEVFAWPYVDSQPELAWVVVRPAAEPDAAEDDPDAPLRSGDEAVVGYVIGVADTAAFIDWWQREWTPGFVARHPAPGTAPRPGAKYTEASLLRDGADPERMRNADLATHPAHLHIDLLPEAQGRGLGRTLIDTLRAALAVRGVPGVHLGMDPANTNARAFYDRLGFVELPTHRADLPLLGIATS
- the mobA gene encoding molybdenum cofactor guanylyltransferase — encoded protein: MTHAPGPSLAALVLAGGRARRLDGADKPGLRVGSARLVDHAVAAARALGADPIVVVGPPGIVDPDATVRVVREDPPFGGPVAAIAAGLRELEASEPDLTVLLAADLPRAQAAAALLRPWIDAADRTPDPKEAGAVLVDAGGRDQWLAGVYRTAGLRERLATLSEAGASPHGAALGALVGALALARIPDEGESADIDTWDDLDSWRARLGTLEASADPAGHDPARPEEDA